The Chloroflexota bacterium nucleotide sequence GCCGGCACGGTGATGACCGCCTCGGTCACCTTCTCGCCCAGGTAGGCCTCGGCATCGGACTTCAGCTTCTGCAGGATCATGGCGCTGATCTCGGGCGGGGTGTAGCTCTTGCCGTTGGCCAACGTCACCGTGACCCCATCCGACTTCGGGTCCTTTTCGACGGTGTAGGGCACCAGGTCCTTCGAGCGCTGGACCTCCGGATCGTCCCAGCGGCGGCCCATGAAGCGCTTGATCGAGAACACGGTGTTCTCCGGGTTGGTGATCGCCTGGCGCTTGGCGACCTGGCCCACCAGCCGCTCCCCGCTCTTCGCGAAGCCGACCACGGAGGGCGTGATGCGCGAGCCCTCGGCACTGGTGATGACGGTGGGCTCACCGCCCTCCATGACGGCCACCACGCTGTTGGTGGTGCCGAGGTCGATACCGATGATCTTTCCCATGTGTTCGGTTCCTACTCTCCGGGTGTGGTTGGCCCAGCCGGGTGGGCTGGGTTGTTGGCGACGCGGACGAGGGCCGGGCGCAGGACCCGCTCGTGGAGCAGGTAGCCGCGCTGGACCTCGTCGATGACGGTGTTGTCTGGGTATGCGGTCGTGTCCTCGTGGACGACGGCCTCGTGGAGGTTGGGGTCGAATGGCTTGCCGACGGCCTCGATGGGTGTCACCCCCTCCGACTCCAGCAGGCTGTGCAGCTTGCGCTGGACCAGGCGGATGCCCTCGACCCACGCCTCGTGGGTGTCGGGCGGGACGGTGTCCAGGGCGCGATCGAAGTCATCGAGCACGCTCAGCAGGCGCGCCAGGAGAATGGCGTTGGCGAACAGGCCGGTGGCGGCCCGCTCCTCCTCGGTCCGGCGCCGGAAGTTCGACAGGTCGGCGGCCGCACGCTGCCAGTTGTTCAGGTTCTCATCGGCCCGCTGGCGAGTCGCAGCCAGGGCGCGCTCGGCCTCCTGTAGCTGTTCGAGCAGCTCGCTGCGCGACGGCGTGGAGATGGCCTCCGCCCGTTCCTCGGCCCGCGTCTTGGGGCGCGGGTCGCCGTTGATCGGCTTCGCGGACTTGGTCGACTCAGTCATGGGTCCACCCGGTGTGGCTGTCGATGAGCTCATTCAGGACGCTGGACACGAAGCGCACGGTGGGGATGGCGCGTGGGTAGGCCATCCGGGTCGGGCCCAGCACGCCAAGCAGGCCGAGGGCGCGGTCCGGCGTCCCGTAGGGGGCGAAGACCAG carries:
- a CDS encoding Hsp70 family protein — protein: MGKIIGIDLGTTNSVVAVMEGGEPTVITSAEGSRITPSVVGFAKSGERLVGQVAKRQAITNPENTVFSIKRFMGRRWDDPEVQRSKDLVPYTVEKDPKSDGVTVTLANGKSYTPPEISAMILQKLKSDAEAYLGEKVTEAVITVPA
- the grpE gene encoding nucleotide exchange factor GrpE, producing MTESTKSAKPINGDPRPKTRAEERAEAISTPSRSELLEQLQEAERALAATRQRADENLNNWQRAAADLSNFRRRTEEERAATGLFANAILLARLLSVLDDFDRALDTVPPDTHEAWVEGIRLVQRKLHSLLESEGVTPIEAVGKPFDPNLHEAVVHEDTTAYPDNTVIDEVQRGYLLHERVLRPALVRVANNPAHPAGPTTPGE